In bacterium, the following proteins share a genomic window:
- the lysF gene encoding homoaconitase, giving the protein MAQTVIEKIVQAHAVGLKPGQELKAGDYVTLVPDHVMTHDNTSAVMGKFNGLGVTKVKDPRQPVFTLDHNIQDLGDDNHAKYAKIAEFARRHGIDAYPAGRGIGHQIMIEEGYVRPGGFCVASDSHSNTYGGIGALGTPVVRTDAAALWATGTVWWQIPRTIKVNLTGRMQPGVTGKDVIITLCGLYNQGEVLNAVIEFGGDGVADLDMEERLTIANMTTEWGALAGWFPVDATCVEFMRGRRAWLADHGVTDRITDADLEAWTRNPPVSDAGADYAALITLDLARVTPHVSGPHSLQVMTSLAALHAKRMKIDKAYLVSCTNSRLGDIEAAAAVADGGKVADGVEFYIAAASAPIQAQAEASGAWQKLIDAGAKVLPPGCGPCIGLGVGLLEDGEVGISATNRNFRGRMGSRDAEAYLASPAVVTASALAGFVTGPAGMDLTDAVPKRDIREFTAPAGGAAATDILDGFPAGIEGRLVYLPKDNLNTDGIYSKDWTYREDVTKEKMAEVVMENYDPQFAGRIAPGDVLVAGYNFGTGSSREQAATALQAAGIPLVIAGSYSQTYLRNAINNGFVCVECPPLIDALAAHHAGRGESERTIIDGDAIALDFASSTVRWNGREFRFTPLGTPVQEVIVAGGVENMVRAALEG; this is encoded by the coding sequence ATGGCGCAGACAGTCATCGAGAAGATCGTCCAGGCGCACGCCGTGGGCCTGAAGCCCGGCCAGGAACTGAAGGCCGGCGACTACGTCACCCTCGTGCCCGACCACGTCATGACCCACGACAACACGAGCGCCGTCATGGGCAAGTTCAACGGCCTGGGCGTGACGAAGGTGAAGGACCCCCGCCAGCCGGTGTTCACCCTCGACCACAACATCCAGGACCTCGGCGACGACAACCATGCCAAGTACGCCAAGATCGCCGAGTTCGCCCGCAGGCACGGCATCGACGCCTACCCCGCGGGGCGCGGCATCGGCCACCAGATCATGATCGAGGAAGGCTACGTGCGGCCGGGCGGCTTCTGCGTGGCGAGCGACAGCCACAGCAACACCTACGGCGGCATCGGCGCCCTCGGCACGCCGGTGGTGCGCACCGACGCGGCGGCCCTGTGGGCCACCGGCACCGTGTGGTGGCAGATCCCGCGCACCATCAAGGTGAACCTGACCGGACGCATGCAGCCCGGCGTGACGGGCAAGGACGTCATCATCACCCTGTGCGGGCTCTACAACCAGGGCGAGGTGCTCAACGCGGTGATCGAGTTCGGCGGCGACGGCGTGGCCGACCTCGACATGGAGGAACGCCTGACCATCGCCAACATGACCACCGAGTGGGGCGCGCTGGCGGGCTGGTTCCCCGTCGACGCCACCTGCGTGGAGTTCATGCGCGGCCGCCGGGCCTGGCTCGCCGACCACGGCGTCACCGACCGCATCACCGACGCCGACCTGGAAGCCTGGACGCGGAACCCGCCGGTCTCCGACGCCGGCGCCGACTACGCCGCCCTGATCACCCTCGACCTGGCCCGGGTCACGCCCCACGTGAGCGGACCCCACAGCCTGCAGGTGATGACCTCGCTGGCTGCGCTGCACGCGAAACGCATGAAGATCGACAAGGCCTACCTGGTCAGCTGCACCAACTCGCGCCTGGGCGACATCGAGGCCGCGGCCGCCGTGGCCGACGGCGGGAAGGTGGCCGACGGCGTCGAGTTCTACATCGCCGCGGCCAGCGCGCCCATCCAGGCCCAGGCCGAGGCCAGCGGGGCCTGGCAGAAGCTGATCGACGCCGGCGCGAAGGTGCTGCCCCCGGGCTGCGGCCCCTGCATCGGCCTGGGCGTGGGCCTGCTCGAGGACGGCGAAGTGGGCATCTCGGCGACGAACCGCAACTTCCGCGGCCGCATGGGCAGCCGCGACGCCGAGGCCTACCTGGCCAGCCCCGCCGTGGTGACGGCCAGCGCGCTGGCCGGCTTCGTGACCGGGCCCGCCGGCATGGATCTCACCGACGCCGTGCCCAAGCGGGACATCCGCGAGTTCACCGCACCGGCGGGCGGTGCCGCCGCCACCGACATCCTCGACGGCTTCCCCGCCGGCATCGAGGGGCGGCTGGTCTACCTGCCCAAGGACAACCTGAACACCGACGGCATCTACTCCAAGGACTGGACCTACCGCGAGGACGTCACGAAGGAGAAGATGGCCGAGGTCGTCATGGAGAACTACGACCCCCAGTTCGCCGGCCGCATCGCGCCGGGCGACGTGCTCGTCGCGGGCTACAACTTCGGCACCGGCTCGAGCCGCGAGCAGGCCGCCACGGCCCTGCAGGCGGCGGGCATCCCGCTGGTCATCGCGGGCAGCTATTCCCAGACCTACCTGCGCAACGCCATCAACAACGGCTTCGTGTGCGTGGAGTGCCCGCCCCTGATCGACGCCCTCGCGGCGCACCACGCCGGTCGCGGCGAGAGCGAGCGCACGATCATCGACGGCGACGCCATCGCCCTCGATTTCGCCTCGTCGACCGTGCGCTGGAACGGCCGGGAGTTCCGCTTCACGCCC